The DNA region CGGGTGTACAGTGGATCAGCGATCTCTGTGCCGATGAACGTGTCCGTCGCCTCAAGCGGTTGCCAATACGGAGTGTTTTCCACACCACCTTGCACGCTCGTGCAATGCGAGTTCGTGACAAATCCTGCGACGCCCGAGCGCACGGCGTTGAATCCCAAGGTGCAGAGATACCCCGGGAAATTGATCTGCAGTCCTCCGACCAAAGGCCGTACCTTATCCCGCAGCGTCGTCATGGGGAGAATGGGGGCGACTTCTTCCACGAGGATGGCCTCGCGGGGAATGCCAAGGGATATGAGCGTCTCGATGACTGCGTCGGCCGCCGCTTCGTCCTCTACGCCGATCCGCACCCGATTCCGCGCTTCATCAATGTCGGTCAACGTCACCCCTTCGAGCTCGAAGATTTTTGGGGAGAGTTGATCATGCCACTCCTTGAGTTGTCGAAAGTCGTACTGGCCAGGCAGAATGCGCATAGCTCCGGCGTGAAGTCGGGGCTCCTCCCAATCGAGCACGCGGGCGATCGCCGCACCGATCTCTCGAACTGAGAGCGTCGTGAGCTCGCCCTTGACCAAATACACGGCGATCTGTCCATTCTCGTCGAGGAATAGCCCACCGAACCCTGGTATCTGTTCGGCGAGGCGAACCAGACGATCGTCAAGCGTCTCTTCCAGCGGGTTCACTTGCGGCATTCGGGACGTGAGCGTCGCACTCCAAGCGCCGAAGCCCGAGGCGAGGACCAACCCGAGAAGGACGCTTAGGACCAGGGCGAAACGTTTCGATGCTCGTGCCATCATCCTTTCTCCGCTCGTCTTGTCCCCCGCCATGCTGGCGGATCAAACGACCGGCCCGTACTCTATCTCTTTCCTTGCTCGAAGTCAAGAGGAACCGCGCGAGGAGGACAAGATCGCGGTTCTTCAGAATAGCTCCGGCCATCACTCACATGTGACGCGACGAGGAGCGTGGGGAAATGCTCTTTCATGGCCTCATGGAGCTGTCCTGCCAGTTCTCTGCTTTGGAGGGCCCGTACCTCCTCCGCAGGAGGGATCTCGCACTCCGCTTCGATCGGCGATTCCCTGCGAATGAGGGCTCGTGCGCCGTTGGTATTGCCAACGGGAGCGTCTTCTTGATAAATTTCGGGCGCATGATCTGGGCAGACTGCTTCGAAGGAGGAGCTATGAGGTGGGGCACCAACCAACGGAGGAAGCGGTTTCGTTCGTGGCAGGAGCGCATCAGTAGTATCCTGGGGATCGCGCTTCTGCTTGGCAGCGTAGGGAAGAGCAGCTTCGGTCAAACGCCTTCAGTCTACGCCATCAAGGACGCGCGCATCGTCACGGTGACGGGCCCGGTGATCTCTAAGGGCACAGTCGTCTTTCGCGATGGGATCATCACGGCGGTCGGCGAGAATGTTCCGATCCCGCCTGAAGCGCGCGTGATCGAAGGCAGTGGCTTGACCGTGTATCCTGGCTTGTTTGACACGCAGACGGATCTCGGCCTGCCCTCGGCATCTCAAGCGCCTGGAGCGCGGCCAGGAGCGGCGCCGACCCAACCGGCTCAGGCTCAAGCGCAAGCTCAGCAACCGGCGATCCCTCACACGCAACCGGAGTGGTCGGCTGCGCGACACCTTCAACTGGGTGGGCAGCGCTTTGAGAGCGTGCGCAGCGCGGGCATCACGACCGCGCTCGTTATCCCGCCGAGGGGAATCTTCATTGGCCAGAGCGCATTGATCAACATGGCGGGCGAGACGCCGCAACGCGCCGTTGTGAAATCGCCCGTCGCCCTGCACATTGGGTTCACGCCAATGGGAGGCGGATTAGGGGGGCGATTCCCCGGCTCCCTCATGGGCGTGTTCGCGCACATTCGCCAGACATTGCTCGATGCGCAGCATTATGGGCAGCACTGGGAGGCCTATCGGCGAAATCCTCGTGGATTAGAACGACCCGAATACAACGAGGTGTTGGAAGCCTTACAACCGGTTGTGCGCGGTGAGCTGCCTGTCGTCTTCCACGTCAATTCGGAGTCGGAGATTCGGCGGGCCATTCGTCTGGCGGAAGAGTTCAATCTGAAGTTCATCCTGAGCGGGGCGATCGAGGCCTACAAGGCTGTGGATGTGCTCCGCGAGAAGCGCGTGCCGCTTCTGGTGAGCGTGAATTTCCCCGAGCGACCGCGCGATGCCGATCCGGAAGCGGATGAACCGTTGCGCGTTCTTCGATTGCGGGCGGAAGCGCCTCAGAACGCTGCGCGATTGCATCGGGCCGGGTTGAAGTTCGCGTTCCATTCGGGAGGTCTGTCGAATCCCAGAGACTACATTCGGAACGTCGCACGGGCTGTTCAAGCGGGGCTTCCTGAGGAGGTCGCGCTTCGCGCTCTGACCATTCATGCGGCGGAGATTTTGGGAGTGGGCGAACAATTAGGGAGCATCGAAGTCGGCAAGATCGCCAATCTCATCGTCACCGACGGGAACCTCTTCGAGGAGCGCACGCGGATCCGGTATCTGTTCATTGACGGACGTCAGATTGAGCTGAGGACGCCGGAGCCCGAACGGCCTTCGGCACCGCCCTCGCCGCCTGTCACGGTGACGGGGACGTGGAATCTCACGGTCGAATCGCCACAGGGAGCGGTCGCCATCACGGCGGACCTCCGGCATGAGGGAGAGACGATCTCTGGCGCGGTGACCAGCCCGTTCGGACAATCCACGATCTCCAGCGGGTCGGTCTCCGGAAATGAAGTGCGCTTCACGCTCTCGGTGGAGATCCAAGGAACACCCATGCTGGTCACGTTCGCCGGTCGCGTCGAAGGCGATCGCATGAGTGGAACGGTGACGGTCGAAGGCATGGGATCATTCCCCTTCTCGGGGACACGGCCGAGACTCTCATCAGGAGGTCAGCAGCCATGAGAGACGCACGAGCATTCGCCGCACGAATGTGGGGTCTTGCTGTGAGCGCGTGTCTGCTCGGAGCTTCGCTCGGCGGATCGGTTTCCGCCCAGGCTCCTTCAAGCGGCGCGCGCGAGGAGGTGACGCTCATCCGCGGGGGGACGATCTTGACCGTGACGCGCGGACGGATCGAGAACGGTTCGATCCTCATTCGCGGAGGGAAGATCGCGGCCGTTGGCCGAAACATTGACGCGCCGCCGGGAGCGAAGGTCATTGATGCTACGGGCAAATACATCATGCCCGGCATCATTGATTGCCATTCGCACATCGCCATAGATGGAGGGGTGAACGAGGGCACCCTCTCGGTCACCTCGATGGTGCGCATCGAGGATGTGCTCGATCCGACCGATATCAACATCTATCGCGACTTGGCCGGAGGGGTGACGACGGCCAATATCCTGCACGGGAGCGCGAACGCCATCGGCGGGTTGAACGCGGTGATCAAGCTTCGCTGGGGGAAGACGGCGTCGGAGATGCTGTTTGAAGGGGCGATGCCGGGCATCAAGTTCGCGCTCGGGGAGAATCCGAAGCGCTCGAATTTCACGCCGCCGCCGGGAACGCCGCGCCGCTATCCGGCCACGCGCCTGGGGGTCGAGTACACGATCCGCGAGGCGTTCACGCAAGCGCGGAACTACATGCTCCAGTGGGAAGAGTACGAACGCCGCAAGCGAGCTGGCGAGAACGTCGTTCCCCCGCGTCGGGATTTGAAGTTGGAGCCGCTCGTCGAGATCCTGCAGGGAAAGCGCTTGGTGCATGCGCACGCCTATCGCGCCGATGAGATCCTCATGCTCATTCGCCTGGCCGAGGAGTTCGGCTTCAAGATCGCCACGTTCCAACACGTGCTGGAAGGATACAAGGTCGCCCGAGAGCTTGCCGCTCACGGCGCGGGCGCCTCGACATTCTCCGACTGGTGGGCGTACAAGGTCGAAGCCTATGACGCCATCCCGTACAATGGGGCGCTCATGGCCCGCAAGGGCGTCCTCGTCTCCTTCAATTCCGACAGCGCCGAATTGGCCCGCCGCTTGAACTTGGAAGCGGCCAAGGCCATGAAATATGGCGGCCTGAGCGAGGACGAGGCCTTGGCGCTCATCACGATCAATCCGGCCAAGCAACTGCGCATTGATCATCGCGTCGGCTCGATCGAAGTCGGCAAAGATGCAGATCTGGTGATCTACAGCGGACATCCGCTCAGCGTCTATTCGATCGTCGAGAAGGTGTTCATTGACGGTCAGCTCTACTTCGATCGCGAGGCCGATTTGGCTCGACGCGCGGAGATCCAGAAGGAGAAGGAAGCGCTCCGGGCTCGCGAGCGTGGCGCGGAACGTCGTCCGGGGCCGCGCAATCGTCCGCCCGATGAGGGCACTGAAGGAAACGCGGAGCATCCGCTACCGCCCGGACCGGGCAAGGAGGTGCGGCCATGAGGAAGAGAGCGTTTGTGCTCATCGTGGCTTTTGGGCTTTGGCCCGTGCTCTCACTTTCGAGCGCGCGGGCGCAGCGCGGAGAGATCTATGCCATCACGAACGCGCGCATCGTGCCGATCACTGGGCCGGTGATCGAACGCGGCACCGTTGTGATTCGGGACGGGAAGATCGCCGCCGTCGGTCGGAACGTCTCCATTCCGGCGGGCGCGCGCGTCATCAATGCGCAAGGGATGTGGGTCTATCCCGGCTTCATTGATTCGGGGACGACCATCGGATTGACCGAGATCGGTCAGGTCCCGGCGACCGTGGACGTCAACGAGATCGGGGATTTCAATCCGCAGCTGAAGGCGATCGTGGCCGTCAATCCGGCGAGCGAGCTTATTCCAGTAGCGCGCGTCAATGGCATCACGACGGTGCTCACGACTCCGCGGGGAGGCATTCTCTCGGGGCAGGCCGCGCTCATCAACCTGGATGGCTGGACGTGGGAGGAGATGCTCGTCAAGGCTCCCATTGGCATCTACTTCAACTTCCCCACGATCGCCGCGGGCCGCTTCTTCGATCCGGAGACGTTCCAGCCGCGCGAGCGCAGCTTCGAGGAAGCTCGACGGCAACGCGAGGAGCGATTGCAGCGCGTGCGACGGCTTCTGGATGACGCGCGCGCCTATGCGAAGGCGAAGCGCGCCGCCGAAGCTGGCGTGCCTGAAGGGAATGCCGCGAATGCTCGGGATCGGCAGCCCTTCCTGATCAATCCCGTCCTCGAGGCCCTGGTGCCGGTGGTCGAGGGGACACTGCCGCTGATCGTCGCCGCCAACGATGATCGGGACATCAAGGCCGCCGTCGAGTTCGCCGAGGAGCAGAAGGTCAAGATCATCATCAGTGGTGGGCTCGAGGCTCCGAAAGTCGCGCGACTTCTCAAGGAGAAGAACATCCCCGTGCTGCTCGGTCCTGTGCTGAGCCTTCCGCGGAACGAGGACGATCCCTATGACAGCACATTCACGGCCGCTAAGCAATTGTATGAGGCGGGAGTGAAGTTCGCTTTCCTGACCAACGACGCCTCGAACGTGAGGAATCTCCCCTATCATGCGGCGATGGCCGTAGCCTTCGGCTTGCCTCGCGATGAGGCGTTGCGCGCGTTGACGATCTCTCCGGCTGAGATCTTCGGAGTCGCCGATCGGCTGGGGAGCATCGAGGTGGGCAAAATGGCCAACCTCGTCGTCTGGGACGGCGATCCGCTCGAAATTCGCTCGCAGGTGCGCTATCTCTTCATCAACGGTCGGCTCGTGTCGCTGGAGACCAGGCACACGCAGCTCTACGAGCGCTATCGGAATCGGCCCTGATCGGGCGTGGGGGCGCAACGAGCAGCGCCCCTACGCCTGTTCCTTCGGCAGCACGTCCATGATCCAGGTGATCGCGGCGAAGGCGCCGGACCAGCCAATCGTTGTGATGGCGAGCAAGCCGACGTGAATCAGCTCTTCCGGAGTGATCCCGGCCTTCAAAGCGCGGCGCGCGTGCGAGTGAACCGCGCCCTCGCGACCGGCGCCAATCGCGATAGCCAGCTTCACCAAGCGCTGCGTTCGCTCATCGAGGGGGCCAGCTTGCGTGGTCGCCTCCCCCAGTCGGTTGTATGCCTCCCAGACTTGCGGATATTTCGCCGCGAACTCTCGCAAGACATCTGGCAATTCCGTATTCGCCATAGCTCCCTCCTCCGAATTCCCAATTGTGAGCGCTCAATTGAATGAGTCAAGCGCGCCATGCCGTCTCTCGCGGGAAAGTTCGCTTCACCAGCTCTCGGCGAGACGCTCGGTAGCTAGCGGTCGGGAAGGGATGTCCCTAGACAGGAGGGACGGGTCTTTGCTATTTTCCCGCTGCGCGTGATCGCTCAATGAGGAGGGGGATGATGAAGCCGATCGCTGCCCTAGTGATGCTTCTTGCTTCGCTATCGGTCTGGCCGGTTCGCGGGCAAACGCCCTTGTATGATGTGCTCATTCGCGGAGGACGCATCGTGGATGGGACGGGGAATCCGTGGTTTTCGGCTGACGTGGCCATCAAAGATGGGCGGATTGTGGCCATCGGGCGACTGGAGGGGGCGACGGCCACGCGCATCATCGATGCGCGCGGACTCTACGTCGTTCCGGGGTTCATTGACCTCCATTCGCATGCGGACGAAGGGTTGGGCTCACCGCGCACCAATGTGAACCCGAACATGCTCATGCAGGGGGTGACGACGGTCGTCGTCAATCAGGATGGGCGCTCGCCATGGCCGATCGCTGAACAGAAGGCTCTCTATGAGCGACAGGGGATCGGAACGAATGTCGTGCTCCTGGTCGGGCATGGAACCTTGCGCAGCCGCGTCATGGGAGAGGACATTCGGCGGCCGGCGACGCGCGAAGAGATCGAGCGGATGAAGGCGCTCCTCAAGCAAGGACTGGAGGAAGGCGCTTTCGGTCTGAGCGCTGGGTTGGAGTATGTGCCCGGTCGCTGGAGCACGACCGAAGAGTTGATCGAGTTGGCGAAGGTCGTCGCGGCTTATGGCGGATTCTACATCGCTCATCAGCGGAGCGAAGGGCGCGATCCCTTGTGGAAGAATGCTTCCGATGAGACGCCGTCGGTGGATCTGCTGCAAGCGGTGCAGGAGACGATCGAAATCAGCGCGAAGACGGGCGTCGTCGCCGTCGCCTCGCACTTGAAGGCGAAGGGAGCTTCGTATTGGGGGAGCAGCTATGCCGCCGTGCGGTTGATCGCCGAAGCACGGGAGCGAGGCCTGCCGGTCTACGCCGATCAATACCCCTACGATACGACGGGGACAGATGGGCAAACGGTGCTCATCCCCTTGTGGGCCCTCGCTGAAGAGGGCGTCGAAGTCGGTGGGCAATTGGGACAACTCGTGCGCGGACGAGCCGAACCGTTCGCGCGGATGAAAGAAAATCTGCGACGGCGATTGAACGATCCGAAGCAGCGGGAGAAGATCCGTCGGGACATCGTCCATGAGATCGATCGGCGCGGCGGGCCGGAGCGCATCATCATCTACGAGTTCCCGGATCCGGAGCTGATTGGGAAATCGCTCGGCGAGGTCGCGCGTCGGCGCGGCGAGGATCCAGTGGACACGGCGCTGTGGCTCCAACTGAACGGATTGGATCGTCCCGGGGGAGCGCGCATGCGAGGCTTCTCGCTCTCAGAGCTGGACATCGAGCACATCATGCGGCAGGAGTTCACGGCGACCTGCAGCGATGCCGGCACTGTGGCTTTCGGCGAGGGAATCCCACATCCACGCTACTACGGCGCTTTCCCTCGTAAGATTCGGCGCTACGTC from Blastocatellia bacterium includes:
- a CDS encoding D-aminoacylase; the encoded protein is MMKPIAALVMLLASLSVWPVRGQTPLYDVLIRGGRIVDGTGNPWFSADVAIKDGRIVAIGRLEGATATRIIDARGLYVVPGFIDLHSHADEGLGSPRTNVNPNMLMQGVTTVVVNQDGRSPWPIAEQKALYERQGIGTNVVLLVGHGTLRSRVMGEDIRRPATREEIERMKALLKQGLEEGAFGLSAGLEYVPGRWSTTEELIELAKVVAAYGGFYIAHQRSEGRDPLWKNASDETPSVDLLQAVQETIEISAKTGVVAVASHLKAKGASYWGSSYAAVRLIAEARERGLPVYADQYPYDTTGTDGQTVLIPLWALAEEGVEVGGQLGQLVRGRAEPFARMKENLRRRLNDPKQREKIRRDIVHEIDRRGGPERIIIYEFPDPELIGKSLGEVARRRGEDPVDTALWLQLNGLDRPGGARMRGFSLSELDIEHIMRQEFTATCSDAGTVAFGEGIPHPRYYGAFPRKIRRYVFERGVISLPFAIRSMTSLPAQIIGLRDRGLLREGYWADITIFDPEKIADRATYTNPHQYAEGILYVLVNGEFAVDGGKLTGKLAGRVLTPPRR
- a CDS encoding S1 family peptidase, producing the protein MARASKRFALVLSVLLGLVLASGFGAWSATLTSRMPQVNPLEETLDDRLVRLAEQIPGFGGLFLDENGQIAVYLVKGELTTLSVREIGAAIARVLDWEEPRLHAGAMRILPGQYDFRQLKEWHDQLSPKIFELEGVTLTDIDEARNRVRIGVEDEAAADAVIETLISLGIPREAILVEEVAPILPMTTLRDKVRPLVGGLQINFPGYLCTLGFNAVRSGVAGFVTNSHCTSVQGGVENTPYWQPLEATDTFIGTEIADPLYTRRLSCPSGRLCRYSDSAFAQFAVGVTASLGYLARTESLDSLTITGSFQITAEATRRISGEVLNKVGRTTGWSQGPITQTCVNVSVTGTRIVLLCQDFVQATVAPGDSGSPVFKITNNGSVTLYGLLWGGNSSGTSFVYSPIGNIQRSDELGPLTTCANGSC
- a CDS encoding carboxymuconolactone decarboxylase family protein, with protein sequence MANTELPDVLREFAAKYPQVWEAYNRLGEATTQAGPLDERTQRLVKLAIAIGAGREGAVHSHARRALKAGITPEELIHVGLLAITTIGWSGAFAAITWIMDVLPKEQA
- a CDS encoding amidohydrolase family protein: MRWGTNQRRKRFRSWQERISSILGIALLLGSVGKSSFGQTPSVYAIKDARIVTVTGPVISKGTVVFRDGIITAVGENVPIPPEARVIEGSGLTVYPGLFDTQTDLGLPSASQAPGARPGAAPTQPAQAQAQAQQPAIPHTQPEWSAARHLQLGGQRFESVRSAGITTALVIPPRGIFIGQSALINMAGETPQRAVVKSPVALHIGFTPMGGGLGGRFPGSLMGVFAHIRQTLLDAQHYGQHWEAYRRNPRGLERPEYNEVLEALQPVVRGELPVVFHVNSESEIRRAIRLAEEFNLKFILSGAIEAYKAVDVLREKRVPLLVSVNFPERPRDADPEADEPLRVLRLRAEAPQNAARLHRAGLKFAFHSGGLSNPRDYIRNVARAVQAGLPEEVALRALTIHAAEILGVGEQLGSIEVGKIANLIVTDGNLFEERTRIRYLFIDGRQIELRTPEPERPSAPPSPPVTVTGTWNLTVESPQGAVAITADLRHEGETISGAVTSPFGQSTISSGSVSGNEVRFTLSVEIQGTPMLVTFAGRVEGDRMSGTVTVEGMGSFPFSGTRPRLSSGGQQP
- a CDS encoding amidohydrolase family protein; the protein is MRKRAFVLIVAFGLWPVLSLSSARAQRGEIYAITNARIVPITGPVIERGTVVIRDGKIAAVGRNVSIPAGARVINAQGMWVYPGFIDSGTTIGLTEIGQVPATVDVNEIGDFNPQLKAIVAVNPASELIPVARVNGITTVLTTPRGGILSGQAALINLDGWTWEEMLVKAPIGIYFNFPTIAAGRFFDPETFQPRERSFEEARRQREERLQRVRRLLDDARAYAKAKRAAEAGVPEGNAANARDRQPFLINPVLEALVPVVEGTLPLIVAANDDRDIKAAVEFAEEQKVKIIISGGLEAPKVARLLKEKNIPVLLGPVLSLPRNEDDPYDSTFTAAKQLYEAGVKFAFLTNDASNVRNLPYHAAMAVAFGLPRDEALRALTISPAEIFGVADRLGSIEVGKMANLVVWDGDPLEIRSQVRYLFINGRLVSLETRHTQLYERYRNRP
- a CDS encoding amidohydrolase produces the protein MRDARAFAARMWGLAVSACLLGASLGGSVSAQAPSSGAREEVTLIRGGTILTVTRGRIENGSILIRGGKIAAVGRNIDAPPGAKVIDATGKYIMPGIIDCHSHIAIDGGVNEGTLSVTSMVRIEDVLDPTDINIYRDLAGGVTTANILHGSANAIGGLNAVIKLRWGKTASEMLFEGAMPGIKFALGENPKRSNFTPPPGTPRRYPATRLGVEYTIREAFTQARNYMLQWEEYERRKRAGENVVPPRRDLKLEPLVEILQGKRLVHAHAYRADEILMLIRLAEEFGFKIATFQHVLEGYKVARELAAHGAGASTFSDWWAYKVEAYDAIPYNGALMARKGVLVSFNSDSAELARRLNLEAAKAMKYGGLSEDEALALITINPAKQLRIDHRVGSIEVGKDADLVIYSGHPLSVYSIVEKVFIDGQLYFDREADLARRAEIQKEKEALRARERGAERRPGPRNRPPDEGTEGNAEHPLPPGPGKEVRP